A single window of Larimichthys crocea isolate SSNF chromosome XII, L_crocea_2.0, whole genome shotgun sequence DNA harbors:
- the LOC104918583 gene encoding CD97 antigen isoform X1 translates to MGGRWNLLLLALQLSFIAVLSNPLCPEGFFQEDQICKDQDECDPSEYAPKSFGPCGKDARCINTNGSFYCQCKDGFISSTKTLNFSAGTSAKCKDINECWEYTGLCGPNATCHNTIPHYYCSCDEGFISNTRVEDFHHGDNVTCIDINECEERALCGLNAACTNTPGSYSCVCNAGFVLKSGKLSISGNQEQCEDVCMIDKTICGNGTCHQGDSGHYCACHVGSTNYGNKGSRCTELKCGFFEDMNYLKEEFPLDLVRQSKNICLELTGSLKDKVQLEGDDILQRLLSMIDKVLSGGAFKDKRKVSIFLDFMENILKIVSPIIKSPGTKRSSTHTELQLLVRRGVDLPQGPVTLSSKHVKLDIKLETAAGELSSYPGFTTVSMLSYSNLEDSADGFFSGMKSQKFKIISKVSTVTVSNTNTNHLEEPINLTFYHLNQSGESNHTCVFWDSSEEGTWSARGCSVVESNTDYTVCSCNHLSSFAVLMALHEIENKFELQLLTLVGLSLSLICLFFCILTFSLIRSIQGPRTTIHLHLCISLFIANLIFLAGISRTDHQVGCAVVAGLLHFFYLAAFCWMCLEGIQLFRMVVLVFNTNFKTLYMMAGGYGVPAVIVGISVLANAKGYGTERYCWLNLDFIWSFFGPACVIIIINIFFFLITVWKLAQKFSSLNPDMDNLQKIKAFTITAVAQLCVLGTMWIFGCFQFRERSITMSYLFTIFGSLQGFMLFVMHCLFSKQVREEYGNIVSRFCAPRKKSYSEFSFSNSSKVQASKSNHDTGESQI, encoded by the exons ATGGGAGGCAGGTGGAACCTCCTGCTACTGG CTCTGCAACTCTCCTTCATTGCGGTCCTGTCAAATCCACTCTGCCCAGAGGGATTTTTTCAGGAAGACCAAATATGCAAAG ATCAAGATGAATGTGATCCTTCTGAATACGCTCCTAAATCTTTTGGGCCCTGTGGAAAGGATGCACGCTGTATCAACACAAACGGCAGTTTCTACTGCCAGTGTAAGGATGGTTTCATATCATCGACAAAGACTCTGAATTTTTCAGCTGGAACATCTGCAAAATGTAAAG ATATCAATGAGTGTTGGGAGTACACAGGCTTATGTGGACCAAATGCCACATGCCACAACACAATTCCACATTATTACTGCAGTTGTGATGAGGGTTTCATTTCCAATACTAGAGTGGAAGATTTTCACCATGGTGACAATGTCACATGCATAG ATATTAACGAATGTGAAGAGAGAGCACTTTGTGGTCTGAATGCAGCATGCACCAACACACCAGGCAGTTATAGCTGTGTCTGTAATGCTGGTTTTGTACTGAAATCTGGAAAATTAAGCATTTCTGGGAATCAGGAGCAATGTGAAG ACGTATGTATGATTGATAAGACAATCTGTGGAAATGGAACCTGCCACCAGGGAGACAGCGGTCATTACTGTGCATGCCACGTAGGGTCCACTAACTATGGCAACAAGGGGTCTCGCTGCACTG AACTAAAATGTGGCTTTTTTGAAGATATGAACTATCTAAAAGAG GAATTTCCACTTGATCTTGTGAGGCAGTCGAAAAATATCTGTctggagctgacaggaagcttgAAGGATAAAGTACAACTGGAAGGAGATGACATTTTACAG AGACTGTTGTCTATGATTGACAAGGTCTTGTCTGGTGGAGCCTTCAAGGATAAGAGGAAAGTCTCAATCTTTCTGGACTTCATGGAGAATATTCTGAAAATCGTATCACCCATCATTAAGTCTCCTGGGACAAAGAGATCCTCCACTCACACAG AGTTACAGCTACTGGTACGTAGGGGGGTTGACTTACCCCAGGGACCTGTGACTTTATCTTCTAAGCATGTCAAGCTGGATATCAAGTTGGAGACAGCTGCTGGAGAGCTTTCCTCTTACCCTG GCTTTACAACGGTGTCCATGCTGAGCTACTCAAACCTGGAAGACTCTGCAGATGGCTTCTTTAGTGGGATGAAATCACAAAAGTTTAAGATCATCTCTAAAGTCAGTACTGTCACTGtcagtaacacaaacacaaatcaccTCGAGGAGCCAATCAATTTAACTTTCTACCACCTGAACCAG TCAGGTGAATCTAACCACACTTGTGTGTTCTGGGATTCCTCTGAGGAAGGAACATGGTCTGCTCGCGGCTGCAGTGTGGTGGAGTCCAACACTGATTACACAGTGTGTTCCTGCAACCATCTGAGCAGCTTTGCTGTGCTCATGGCACTCCATGAGATAGAG AATAAATTTGAGTTGCAGCTCCTCACCTTGGTGGGTCTGTCCCTTTCTCTAATTTGCCTGTTCTTCTGCATCCTGACGTTCTCACTGATCCGCTCCATCCAAGGCCCAAGAACCACCATCCACCTACACCTCTGTATTAGCCTCTTCATTGCCAACCTCATCTTCCTTGCAGGAATCTCTCGTACAGACCACCAG GTTGGTTGTGCAGTGGTAGCAGGCCTGCTGCATTTTTTCTACCTGGCAGCATTTTGCTGGATGTGTCTGGAGGGCATACAACTCTTCAGGATGGTAGTCCTGGTCTTTAATACCAACTTCAAAACCCTGTACATGATGGCAGGAGGCTATGGAGTCCCAGCTGTAATTGTTGGTATCTCTGTCTTAGCTAATGCCAAGGGATACGGCACTGAGAGATA TTGTTGGTTAAACCTGGACTTCATTTGGAGTTTCTTTGGCCCTGCctgtgtcatcatcatt ataaacattttcttctttctcatcaCCGTGTGGAAGTTGGCACAGAAGTTCTCAAGTTTAAACCCTGACATGGACAATctgcagaaaataaa GGCTTTCACCATTACTGCAGTggctcagctgtgtgtgttgggcaCCATGTGGATCTTTGGTTGTTTCCAGTTTAGGGAGCGCTCTATAACCATGTCTTACCTATTCACCATCTTTGGCAGTCTTCAGGGTTTTATGCTCTTTGTCATGCACTGTCTGTTTTCTAAACAG GTGAGGGAAGAATATGGAAACATCGTGTCCAGATTCTGCGCACCTCGAAAGAAGAGCTACTCAGAGTTCAGTTTCTCAAACTCCAGCAAAGTGCAG GCATCCAAGAGCAACCATGACACAGGAGAGTCTCAAATCTGA
- the LOC104918583 gene encoding CD97 antigen isoform X2, translating to MGGRWNLLLLALQLSFIAVLSNPLCPEGFFQEDQICKDQDECDPSEYAPKSFGPCGKDARCINTNGSFYCQCKDGFISSTKTLNFSAGTSAKCKDINECWEYTGLCGPNATCHNTIPHYYCSCDEGFISNTRVEDFHHGDNVTCIDVCMIDKTICGNGTCHQGDSGHYCACHVGSTNYGNKGSRCTELKCGFFEDMNYLKEEFPLDLVRQSKNICLELTGSLKDKVQLEGDDILQRLLSMIDKVLSGGAFKDKRKVSIFLDFMENILKIVSPIIKSPGTKRSSTHTELQLLVRRGVDLPQGPVTLSSKHVKLDIKLETAAGELSSYPGFTTVSMLSYSNLEDSADGFFSGMKSQKFKIISKVSTVTVSNTNTNHLEEPINLTFYHLNQSGESNHTCVFWDSSEEGTWSARGCSVVESNTDYTVCSCNHLSSFAVLMALHEIENKFELQLLTLVGLSLSLICLFFCILTFSLIRSIQGPRTTIHLHLCISLFIANLIFLAGISRTDHQVGCAVVAGLLHFFYLAAFCWMCLEGIQLFRMVVLVFNTNFKTLYMMAGGYGVPAVIVGISVLANAKGYGTERYCWLNLDFIWSFFGPACVIIIINIFFFLITVWKLAQKFSSLNPDMDNLQKIKAFTITAVAQLCVLGTMWIFGCFQFRERSITMSYLFTIFGSLQGFMLFVMHCLFSKQVREEYGNIVSRFCAPRKKSYSEFSFSNSSKVQASKSNHDTGESQI from the exons ATGGGAGGCAGGTGGAACCTCCTGCTACTGG CTCTGCAACTCTCCTTCATTGCGGTCCTGTCAAATCCACTCTGCCCAGAGGGATTTTTTCAGGAAGACCAAATATGCAAAG ATCAAGATGAATGTGATCCTTCTGAATACGCTCCTAAATCTTTTGGGCCCTGTGGAAAGGATGCACGCTGTATCAACACAAACGGCAGTTTCTACTGCCAGTGTAAGGATGGTTTCATATCATCGACAAAGACTCTGAATTTTTCAGCTGGAACATCTGCAAAATGTAAAG ATATCAATGAGTGTTGGGAGTACACAGGCTTATGTGGACCAAATGCCACATGCCACAACACAATTCCACATTATTACTGCAGTTGTGATGAGGGTTTCATTTCCAATACTAGAGTGGAAGATTTTCACCATGGTGACAATGTCACATGCATAG ACGTATGTATGATTGATAAGACAATCTGTGGAAATGGAACCTGCCACCAGGGAGACAGCGGTCATTACTGTGCATGCCACGTAGGGTCCACTAACTATGGCAACAAGGGGTCTCGCTGCACTG AACTAAAATGTGGCTTTTTTGAAGATATGAACTATCTAAAAGAG GAATTTCCACTTGATCTTGTGAGGCAGTCGAAAAATATCTGTctggagctgacaggaagcttgAAGGATAAAGTACAACTGGAAGGAGATGACATTTTACAG AGACTGTTGTCTATGATTGACAAGGTCTTGTCTGGTGGAGCCTTCAAGGATAAGAGGAAAGTCTCAATCTTTCTGGACTTCATGGAGAATATTCTGAAAATCGTATCACCCATCATTAAGTCTCCTGGGACAAAGAGATCCTCCACTCACACAG AGTTACAGCTACTGGTACGTAGGGGGGTTGACTTACCCCAGGGACCTGTGACTTTATCTTCTAAGCATGTCAAGCTGGATATCAAGTTGGAGACAGCTGCTGGAGAGCTTTCCTCTTACCCTG GCTTTACAACGGTGTCCATGCTGAGCTACTCAAACCTGGAAGACTCTGCAGATGGCTTCTTTAGTGGGATGAAATCACAAAAGTTTAAGATCATCTCTAAAGTCAGTACTGTCACTGtcagtaacacaaacacaaatcaccTCGAGGAGCCAATCAATTTAACTTTCTACCACCTGAACCAG TCAGGTGAATCTAACCACACTTGTGTGTTCTGGGATTCCTCTGAGGAAGGAACATGGTCTGCTCGCGGCTGCAGTGTGGTGGAGTCCAACACTGATTACACAGTGTGTTCCTGCAACCATCTGAGCAGCTTTGCTGTGCTCATGGCACTCCATGAGATAGAG AATAAATTTGAGTTGCAGCTCCTCACCTTGGTGGGTCTGTCCCTTTCTCTAATTTGCCTGTTCTTCTGCATCCTGACGTTCTCACTGATCCGCTCCATCCAAGGCCCAAGAACCACCATCCACCTACACCTCTGTATTAGCCTCTTCATTGCCAACCTCATCTTCCTTGCAGGAATCTCTCGTACAGACCACCAG GTTGGTTGTGCAGTGGTAGCAGGCCTGCTGCATTTTTTCTACCTGGCAGCATTTTGCTGGATGTGTCTGGAGGGCATACAACTCTTCAGGATGGTAGTCCTGGTCTTTAATACCAACTTCAAAACCCTGTACATGATGGCAGGAGGCTATGGAGTCCCAGCTGTAATTGTTGGTATCTCTGTCTTAGCTAATGCCAAGGGATACGGCACTGAGAGATA TTGTTGGTTAAACCTGGACTTCATTTGGAGTTTCTTTGGCCCTGCctgtgtcatcatcatt ataaacattttcttctttctcatcaCCGTGTGGAAGTTGGCACAGAAGTTCTCAAGTTTAAACCCTGACATGGACAATctgcagaaaataaa GGCTTTCACCATTACTGCAGTggctcagctgtgtgtgttgggcaCCATGTGGATCTTTGGTTGTTTCCAGTTTAGGGAGCGCTCTATAACCATGTCTTACCTATTCACCATCTTTGGCAGTCTTCAGGGTTTTATGCTCTTTGTCATGCACTGTCTGTTTTCTAAACAG GTGAGGGAAGAATATGGAAACATCGTGTCCAGATTCTGCGCACCTCGAAAGAAGAGCTACTCAGAGTTCAGTTTCTCAAACTCCAGCAAAGTGCAG GCATCCAAGAGCAACCATGACACAGGAGAGTCTCAAATCTGA